A window from Solanum stenotomum isolate F172 chromosome 5, ASM1918654v1, whole genome shotgun sequence encodes these proteins:
- the LOC125863959 gene encoding uncharacterized protein LOC125863959 has protein sequence MVFGGDFRQVLAVVPKSTRAEIVNESLVKSYLWPFMEKIQFRRNMRARTDPTFSELLLRVGNRDKPTIGDNLIHLPEQLNANHCRDGISKEYIIKEIFPNLHKNDASAKYVTERAILASRNDHVDNLNDKLISLFLGESKIFNSFD, from the coding sequence ATGGTTTTTGGAGGAGATTTTCGGCAGGTACTAGCAGTAGTTCCAAAATCAACTAGAGCAGAAATTGTAAATGAAAGCTTGGTGAAATCTTATCTATGGCCTTTCATGGAGAAGATTCAATTTAGGAGAAATATGAGAGCAAGAACAGATCCAACATTCAGTGAATTATTGCTTCGTGTGGGTAACAGAGATAAACCAACAATAGGCGATAATTTAATCCATCTTCCAGAACAATTGAATGCCAATCATTGTAGGGATGGAATTTCAAAAGAATACATAATAAAAGAGATATTTCCAAACCTACACAAAAATGATGCTAGCGCAAAATATGTCACCGAACGAGCGATCTTAGCAAGCAGAAATGACCATGTGGACAATCTTAATGACAAGTTAATATCCCTATTCCTAGGTGAAAGCAAGATTTTCAATAGCTTTGACTAA